The stretch of DNA TGCGACCGGTAGTACAACAGAGGATCGACCCCTGCGTCACGCCCGTCGGCGCTGGTCGCATTCCTCCCATGATGACGGAGCGACCCCGGCGGCCCCGCACCGCGCTCACCTGGCGAGGCGAGGCGCGACCACGACCGCGGCTGCGCAGAGCCCCAGTCCGCCGATCGTGAAGGTCCACCCCAGGGTGTCCGAGGCCACCAGGTAGGAGCCCGTCGACTGCACCTGCTGGAGCAGCAGGACGAGGGTCCAGCCGAAGCCGAACCACGCCGCACCGACCCGCACCAGGCCGTCGCACGCGACGGCCGTGGCCAGCGTGGCCACGAGCGCGAGCACGAGCCCCCACGGGACGTCGAGGCCGCCCACGTCCACCGTCATGCGGTGCACGACGGCACCGAGCGCACCGACCCACGCGCCCAGCAGCAGCACGCCGGCGCGGGCGAGGACCGCCCGCACGCTCACACGCCCGTGCCGGCGAAGAGGTCGTCCTCGAACGACGTGCCGGGCACGGGTGCCGCGACACCCTTGACCAGGCGGTAGTGCTCGGTGCCCCACGCGCGGAACGCCACGTCGTTGGAGAGGGCGAAGAACGGCCCGTCGACCGAGATCTGCGTGGCGTGGGCACGCATGGCGTCGAGCTTCGCGTCGACCCACGGGCTGCCGTCGATCTCGGCGTCGAGGTCGTCGTCGTCGATGGCGAAGGGTGGCAGGTGGTCGGGGTCGAGCCCCTCCATGAACTGCAGGTCGCCGGCCTCGCGGATCTCCTTGATGCCCTCGCGCATCGCCCGGGCCGACATCGCCGTCCAGTAGACCTTGGCGACGTCCCACGCGTCGCCGAGGTCGTGGCGGTAGGAGCGGGCCGCGGCGAGCGCGACGGCGTAGTGCGCGACGCGGTGCGCCTGCACGTGGTCGGGGTGGCCGTAGTTGCCGAAGTCGTCGTAGGTCACCAGCACCTGGGGACGGACCTCGCGGATCACGGCGACCAGCTCGTTCGTCGCCTCGAGCAGGTCGGCGTGCCAGAAGGCGTTCTCGTGGATGTCGTCGGCGGCCGTGGCGTTGCCGTCGTCGCCCCACTTCATGCCGGAGTCGCGGAACCGGCCGTCGCCGCCGAGCCGCCGGAAGTCCGTGACGCCCAGCAGCCGCATCGCCTCGGTCAGCTCGGTGAGCCGGTGCTCGCCGAGCGCGTCGTCGCGGTCGGCGGCCAGGTGCTCGAGCTCGGGCACGAGGATCTCGCCCATCTCGCCCAGCGTGCAGGTGACCAGCGTGACGTGCGCGCCCTCGCTCACGTACTTCGCCATCGTGGCGCCGTTGTTGATGGTCTCGTCGTCGGGATGGGCGTGGACGAGCAGGAGACGACGGTCGGGCAGGGCCATGGGGCCAGCGTATCGGCGGGCCGGGCACCCGACGGTCGGGCGAGGCGAGCGGGTGATGCCGGCCCCCGACGGTCCGGATGATGGGATGGGCGCATGAGCGTCTCCTACCCTCGCCTCGCCGCCCGCACCGCCCGGTTCACCCTCGGCATCCCGCGCGACCTCACCGTCTCGCCGGACGGTTCGACCGTGTGGTTCGTGCGCACCGCCGACGGCGTCTCGCGCACCGGTGCGCTGTGGGCGCACGACGTCGCGACGGGCGAGGAGCGCGTGCTCGTCGACCCCGCGGCGCTGCTGGCCGACGGCGAGCAGCTGTCGGCGGCGGAGCGGGCCCGGCGGGAGCGCTCGCGCGAGCAGGGTGCGGGCGTCGTCGGGTACGCGACCGACACGGCGGGACGCTGGGCGTCGTTCGCGCTCTCGGGTCGCGCCTGGGCGGTCGAGCTGGCGTCCGGCGAGGTGCACGAGCTGCCGACTGTCGACGGCGTGATCGACCCGCGGGTCGACCCGACCGGTCGACGCGTGGCCTACGCGGCCGACGGAGCACTGCGCGTCGTCGACCTGCCGGGAGGCGCGTCGAGCACCGAGCCGGCCGACACGGCCCTGGCCACGCCGGACACCCCGACGCAGGTGTGGGGGCAGGCCGAGTTCATCGCCGCCGAGGAGATGGGCCGCTTCCGCGGGTTCTGGTGGGCGCCGGACGGCGAGTCGCTGCTCGTCGAGCGGTACGACGACGCCCCGGTCGCGACCTGGCACGTGGCCGACCCCGAGCACCCCGACCGCGCGCCGGTCGAGCAGCGCTACCCGGCCGCCGGCACCGCCAACAGCGACGTCACCCTCTGGCACGTCACGCTCGACGGTCAGCGCACGGAGGTCGGATGGGACCACGAGCGGTTCGAGTACCTGGCCTCGGTCACCTGGACCGAGCACGGCGCACCCGTGCTGCAGGTCCTCACCCGCGACCAGCGCACCGCGGGGGTGCTCGCGGTCGACATCGCCGACGGCTCGACGCGCACCCTCCGCACCCTCACCGACGAGGCGTGGGTCGAGGTGCTGAGCGCGCCGCGGTACGCGGCCGGTGGCCGGCTGGTCTCCGTCGAGGACGTGACAGGGGCGCCGGGGGAGGAGGCGCGCCAGGTCGTCGTCGACGGGACCCCGGTCGGCCCGCGGGGCTGGCAGGTGCGCGGCATCGTCAGCACCCACCCCGACGCCGTCGTCGTGACCGCGTCGCAGGAGCCCACCGAGGTGCAGGTCGTGCGCGTCGGCCTCGACGGCTCCGTCGAGCCGCTGACGTCGGGCCAGGCCGTGCACGGGGCCGCGGTCGGCGGTGGCACCACGGTGGTGAGCCGGTCGGCGCTCGACACGGTGGGCACGACGTTCACGGTGCACCGCGACGGCTCCGACGCCGTGTCGCAGCTGCGCGTCGTGGCCGAGCCCGCTCCCTTCGACCCCGCGGTGACGATGGTGTCGGTCGGCGCCCGGCAGCTGCGCGCCGCCGTCCTGTTCCCGCGCGACCACGTGCCGGGGTCGCGTCGCCTGCCCGTCCTCATGGACCCCTACGGCGGACCGCACGCCCAGCGCGTGCTCGCGTCGGCCCGTATGTTCCTCGAGGCCCAGTGGCTGGCCGACCAGGGCTTCTGCGTCGTCGTCGCCGACGGTCGCGGCACGCCCGGGCGCGGCAAGGCGTGGGAGCGCGAGGTGCTCGACTCCTTCGCCACGGTGACGCTCGACGACCAGGTCGACGCCCTCGCCGGCGTCGCCGAGCGCTGGCCCGACGACGTCGACACCTCGCGCGTGGGCATCACGGGCTGGTCGTACGGCGGCTACCTGTCGGCGCTCGCGGTGCTCGCCCGGCCCGACGTGTTCCACGCGGCCGTCGCCGGCGCGCCCGTGACCGAGTGGCGGCTCTACGACACCTGCTACACCGAGCGCTACCTGGGCCACCCCGACGAGCAGCCCGACGTCTACGACCGCAACTCGCTGATGCCCCTCGCCGAGCGGCTCGAGCGACCGCTCATGCTCATCCACGGGCTGGCCGACGACAACGTGGTCGCCGCGCACACCCTGCGGCTCTCCTCGGCGCTGCTCGCCGCAGGTCGGGCGCACACGGTGCTGCCGCTGTCGGGCGTCACCCACATGACCCCGCAGGAGGTCGTCGCGGAGAACCTCAAGCTGCTCCAGGTCGACTTCCTGCGCACCCACCTCGACGCCTGACGCGTCCTGCGGACCTGATGACGGTCCTCGCCGCGGTGATCGTCAGAAGGTCCACAGAACGCAAGGGCCGGTCCTACTGCTCGCGCTTGAGGCGCTTGGGAGCGGTGGGGAGGTCGGGGACCGCGGGCGGGGCGGTGTCGGCGCGACGCGGGTCGCCCGGGAGCCAGCCGCCGTACACGTCGACCATGTCGACCACGCGCTCGTCGAACGGCTCCACGACGACCGCCCAGGCGCGGTCCTCGGAGTCGTCCTCGCCCGCGAAGCCCTCGGCCCGGGCGGTCACCGTGTAGCCCTCGGCCTCGAGGGCCTTCACGAGCTCCGCGGCGTCGTCGCGCTCGTCGAACCAGATCTCGTCCATGGCCCCCGATCGTAGGACGTCGGGTCAGCCCTCGTGCAGGGCGAAGTCGTCGAAGTCGAAGCCGGGCGAGACCACGCAGCTCACCAGCGCCTCCTGCTCGCCCGGAAGCGTCCGCTGCCAGACGCCCGCCGGCACGAGCAGCTGCGACACCTGCGTGGCGCCGACCCCGACCACATGCCGCTCGACGGCCTCCGGCACGGCTCCGGAGCCGCCCAGCTCTAGGGCGACCTCGCCCGTGTGGGCCAGCCACAGCTCGTCCGACGCGACCCGGTGCCAGGCGGAGGAGTCGCCGGCCGGCAGGAGGAACCAGATCAGGGTCGCGGTGGGTCTCACGCGACCGTCGGGCAGCGTCACGTCGACCGGCGAGCGCCACGTCTGGCGGTACCACCCGCCCTCCGGGTGCGGCTCCAGCGCGAGGCGGGCGGCAGTGCTGGGGACGTCGGAGGCCTTGGCGGTCATGGCTGCACGGTAGTAGCCTGGAGGTCCCCTACCCGCGAGGTGATCCGCCACCGTGAAGCTCTGAGGTCCGAGCCCAGCGCACGTCCTTCGACGTCAGCGCGTCTCGTCGACCTCCTTCACGGCAGCACCCGGTCCCTGCGAGGACCTTCCGTCGTGACCTCCTGACGACGCGCGCCCGCGCGGCTCACGCAGCCCCGCCCGCCCGCGATCTCCCCGGAGGCCCCATGTCCGCGACCCTGTCCCTGCACCACCTCACCCACACCTGGCCCGACGGCACCACCGTGCTCGCCCACGTCGACCTCGACCTCGGACCCGGCGTCCACGGCCTCGTCGGCACGAACGGAAGCGGCAAGTCGACCCTGCTCCGGCTGTTCACCGGCGACCTGACGCCCACCGAGGGGGTCGTCGCGGTCGGCGGCACCGTCGAGCTGTTGCCGCAGGACCCCGTGCCCTCGGTACGCGGACTCAGCGTCGCGCACGTGCTCGACGTCGCCGACACCCTCACGGCCCTGCGAGCCGTCGAGGCCGGGAGCACCGACCCCCGCGACTTCGACGCCGTCGGCGACGACTGGGACGTCGAGGAGCGGGCGCGCGCCTGGCTCGACCGGCTCGGGCTCCCCCGGGTCGGGCTCGACCGCGACGCCGCGAGCCTCTCGGGCGGCGAGCTGGTGCTGCTGGCGCTGGCCGCTCGGCTCCTGCGCCGCCCGGACGTGCTCCTGCTCGACGAGCCGACGAACAATCTCGATCGTCGCGCCCGTGCACACCTGGCCGAGGCGCTGCACGGATTCGGTGGCGTGGCCCTCGTGGCGAGCCACGACCGCGAGCTCCTCGAGCACGTCGACAGCATCGTGGAGGTGCACGCCGGCACCGTCCGTACGGTCACCGGCGGGTTCTCCGTCTACGAGGAGGTGCTCGACGCCGAGCAGGACGCGGCCGGACGCGCCGTGCGCGATGCCCGCGCCGACGTCAGGCGTCAGCAGCGCGAGCTCGTGGAGGCTCGCACGAAGCTCGACCGCCGGTCCCGCACTGCCGCAAAGGCCGAGGCGGAGAAGCGGGTGCCGAAGATCGTCGCGCACGGTCGACGGATGCAGGCGCAGGTCTCGGCGGGACGCCTCCGCGGCGCGCACGAGGACCACGTCGAGCAGGCCAGGGCGCGACTCGACGCCGCCCAGGAGCGGGTCCGGGACGACCGCGAGGTGCGACTCGAGCTGCCCGCCACCGCGGTCCCCCGGAGTCGCGACGTGGTGGTCGCGGACGGCCTCGTGCTGCCGCGCGTCGGCACGGCGCTCGACCTGCATCTCCGAGGTCCGGAGCGGGTGGCCCTCGTGGGCCCGAACGGCAGCGGCAAGTCGACGCTGCTGCAGGTGCTGCTCGGCGAGCTCGCCCCGAAGGCCGGCAGCGTCCGCGTCGGCGTGCCCGTGGGGCACCTCGCGCAGCGCCCGGCGCTCCCCGACGAGCAGGCCAGCGTGGTCGACAACGTCCGCCGAGCAGCGCCCGACGTCCCGCCCCAGACGGCCCGCGCCCAACTCGCTCGGCTGCTGTTCCGTGGACGCGACGCCGACCGTGTCGTCGCCACGCTGTCCGGTGGCGAACGCCTGCGGGCCGCCCTGGCGTGCGTGCTGCTGGCGGAGCCCGCGCCGCAGCTCCTGCTGCTCGACGAGCCCACCAACGACCTCGACCTGGTCAGCGTCGGGCACCTGGTCGACGCGCTGCGCGGCTACGAGGGCGCCCTGCTGGTGGTGAGCCACGACGAGCGGTTCCTCGACGACCTCGGCCTCGACCGTCGCGTGGAGCTTCCCTCACCCGGCGAGGTGGTCCCGCTGGCCTGACACTGGACCCGTGGACCCCGACGGACCTGCCCTGCACGGACCCCGGCTCATGCGACAGACGTGGGCGGACATCGCCTTCGTCCACTGGGCCGTCGACCCCGACGTCGTCGCGCCGTTCATGCCGGCAGGGGTCCGGCCCGACGTGCTCGACGGTCGGTCGTACGTGGGCCTGATCCCGTTCCGGATGCAGCACGCGGGCTTCGGGCGCGGGCCGGCGGTCCCGTGGCTGGGCACGTTCCACGAGACGAACGTGCGTCTGTACTCGGTGGACGACACCGGACGTCACGGCGTCGTGTTCCTGTCGCTGGAGTCGGCCCGGCTCGTCGTGTCGGCACTCGCCCGGCTCGTCTTCGGCACGCCGTACACCTGGGCGCGGATGCGGGTCGAGGAGCACGACGGTGTGCACCGCTACACGACGTCGCGACGCTGGCCCGGACCACGGGGCGCGGGCGGTCGGATCGAGGTGCGGCCCGGCGAACGCCTGGAGGAGCCGAGCGAGCTCGAGCACTTCGTCACGGCTCGCTTCGGGCTGCACACCCGGGTGCTCGGACGCACGTGGTGGGTGCCGAACACGCACACCGCCTGGCCGCTGCACCGCGCCGAGCTGACCTCGCTCGACGACACGCTGCTGGAGGCCGCCGGCTTCCCCGGCCTGGCAGGCACGGCGCCGGCGTCGGTGCTGTGGTCGCCCGGCACGTTCACGACGTTCGGGCTCCCGCGCCGTGGCGTGCCGGCGCGGGCAGCAGCCGCCGGGTGAGCAGCACGCCCCACAGCGCCGCGAGCGGGAACATCAGCACGCCGTAGACCGCGCCGGGCACCGAGATCGCCGTCTCGCCGAGCACCTCGACCGCGACGTAGATGGCCAGCGTCGCGTTGTGCACGCCGATCTCGAACGAGCTGGCCACCGCCTGCGCCGGGCCGAGCCCGACGAGGCGGGGCACCGCGAACCCGACCACGAGGCTCACCACGCAGAACAGCGCGGCGGGGAGCCCGACCTGGCGCAGGTAGTCGCCCGCGTCGGAGCCGGTGCTCGCGAGGATCCCGAGGACGAGCACGAGCAGGATGACGGCCGACGCGGTGCGCACCGGACGGTCGGCACGGGCCGCGAGCTCCGGCCGTCGGCGCCGCACCAGCATGCCGAGCAGCACGGGCGCCAGGACGACCACGAAGACCTCGAACACCTTCCGGAACTGCAGCGAGACCTCGTCGTCGAGACCGTAGTGCGCGATCGCGAGGTTGGTGATCAGCGGGAGCGTGCCGATCGCGACGACGGAGTTGATCGCCGTCAGCGACACGTTGAGCGCGACGTCGCCCCGGAAGAGGTGGCTGTAGAGGTTCGCCGACGTCCCGCCGGGCGACGCCGCCAGCAGCAGCATGCCCACGGCGAGCAGGGGGTCGAGGTCGAAGGCGGTGACGAGGCCGAAGCAGAGCAGCGGCAGGAGGAGCAGCTGGCACGCCAGCGCGACCACCACCGCCTTCGCGTGGCGCCCGACCCGACGGAAGTCCTCGGGCGTGAGCGAGAGGCCGAGCCCCAGCATGATGATGCCGAGGGCGACGGGTAGGCCGACCGTGGAGAGTGCGGAGTCCATGCCTCACCCTAGAGTGATGCACGTCACTCTCCCACCCTCCGCGTCGCGTGCCGGGCGGACGGCTACGGCAGGGCGTCGAGGATGGCCGGGACGCGCTCCCGGAAGGCGGCGACGCGGTCGCGGGTGCGCTGCGGCTCGCCCACCTTCTGCAGGTTCGCGATGCCCGCGTCGCCGCGGGCGATGCCGGCCGCGATCCGCTCGCTCGCCGTCGTCATGCGCTCGACGACCGCGTCCAGCAACGTCATCGGACCCCACTCGCCGTAGGCCTCCACGACGAGGTCGAGACGGCGGGCGGTCTCCTCCACGCCGATGTCGCGGTAGAGCGGGACGCCCGTCCAGGCGAGGAACGCGAGGTCGTCGATGGCCCGCCCTGGCCCGGCCATGTCCCAGTCGATCATCGCCACGAAGTGGCCGCTCTGGACGATCCAGTTGTAGGCGCCGGGGTCGTGGTGGCAGACGACCTGGTCGGGCGCGAGCGTCACCGGCTCCTCCCCCGTCCCCCGCCAGCGCAACGGCTCCTCGGGCCGGAAGCCCTCGACGACGTCGTGGTACCCGCGCAGCCAGGTGACCGCCTCGACGAGCACGGTGTCGAGCACGACCTCGTCGTCGACCGGCACGCCGCGACCCTCGACGTAGCTCAGGACCTCTCGGCCCTGGTCGTCGAGACCCTCGACCCTCGGCACGCCGCCGAGGCCCTCGTCGGCGAGGAAGGCGAGCAGGCGGTGCACGGCCGGCGTCCACGGACCCGTCGGCCTGCGGACCGTCCGGCCGATGCGCAGCGCGCCCCCGACCGCGCCCGGGAGGTGCTCGACGTCGGGGCCGTCGGCGTCTGGTGCGTCGTCCACGTGGGTCATCGTGGCACGCTATCCCCCGTGGCTCACGGACACGCACACTCCCACGACGACCTCGACGTCGGACCGCCCCGTCAGGGCCTCGCCGCGACGCTCGCCGTCGTGGTCGGCGCCATCTCGGTGGCCGCGATCGTCGCGATGGTCGTGCTCTGGCCGTCGTCGTCGCAGGTGCCCAAGGCACCCAACCCCCTCAGCGGCGAGGGCGTGACCCTGCTCGACGGCACCGTCACCGCGGTCAAGCCGTTCGACTGCGGGTCCGGCGGCGTGGGGCCGGACAACCAGCCCACCGTCGACGGCGACTGCGCCAAGGTGACCGCCGAGACCGACGACGGCGACGCCACGTTCACCCTCGACTCCGCGCGCTACCAGGCCGGGATCGACACGGGCGACGAGATCGAGGTGCTGCGCATCGCACCCCAGGGCCAGCCGGCGACGTTCGAGTTCTACGACTTCCAGCGCACCTTCCCGCTGCAGGCGCTGGCGATCGCGTTCGCGGTCCTCGTGGTGGCCGTCGCGCGGTGGCGCGGCCTCTTCGCGCTCGTCGGCATCGGCGTCACGCTGGTCGCGCTGATGCAGTTCATCCTGCCCGCCCTGCTCGCGGGGAAGTCGGCCCTCCCGGTGGCCATCGTCGGCTCGACGGTGATCATGACGGTCGTGCTCTACCTGGCCCATGGCGTGAGCATCCGCACGACCAGCGCGCTCTTCGGCACCTACTTCGGCATCATCGGCACCGCGCTGATGGGGGCGCTCGCGACCGACTGGGCCAGCCTCACGGGCATCGGCTCCGAGGACGACCGCACGCTCGTGGCCACCGTGCCGACCCTCTCCATGTCCGGCGTCGTGGCCGCGACCATGGTGATCGCCGGGCTCGGCGTCCTGAACGACGTGACCGTCACCCAGGCGAGCGCGGTGTGGGAGATGCGGGCCCTGCAGCCCACCGCCCGCGCCCGGGAGCTGTTCATGTCGGCCATGCGGATCGGCCGCGACCACATCGCCTCGAGCGTCTACACGCTCGTCTTCGCCTACGCCGGCTCGGCCATGACGGTGCTGCTGCTCATCTCCGCCTACTCGCGACCCCTCGGGGAGATGGCGACCACCGAGGAGCTCGGCCAGGAGATCGTCCGCACCCTCGTCGGCGCGATCGGGCTTGTCCTCGCCGTCCCGGTGACCACGGCCATCGCCGTCGCCCTGGCCCCGCCTGCGGAGGACGAGCCGCTGACCCCGGCCCGACCCGCCGGCCGACGTCGCGCGACGTCGTGACCGTCGGCACGCCTGCCGCGGTCGCCGGCCCCGCGTAGGCTCGCGCCATGGAGTGGGTCGGCGTCGTGCTGTTCGGGGTGGGCGTGCTGGTCGCGCTCGTCGTGGGGCTGTGGCTGTTCCAGCGCTCCCTCGACCAGCCCGGCGGTCGCGACGGTCTCGGCACCATGGGCAACGGCATGGGCGTCATGGACAACTTCTTCAGCCCGTCGCGCGCCGACGCCGCCGAGGAGCTCGAACGTCAGAAGCGTGCTGCCCACGTGATGCCCTCCCCCGACGAGGACGACGAGCTGCGGCACGGCCAGGTGCGGCGCAACCCCGACGGATCCCCTCGCTCGATCCGGCTCACCCGGCCGCCCGAGGACGACTGAGGCCCTCGACGCAGGGCTCGTCGCGTGGGGTGCTCCACCCGTCGCGAGGCGCTCGAGAGGCGCACGTCACGAAACCGGCCTACCGTCGAGTCATGACCACCGCCCGCACGATCGTCGCCAGCACGCTCGGTTTCTACGTGTTCGTCGGTGCGCAGGCGTTGGACGCGCTGCGCGCCAACGGCCGTCGTCGCTGACGCAGCCCCTCCTCAGACGCGCATGGCCTCGCGCAGGCCGCGCGTCGCGAGCTGGTCGGCCAGCTCGTTGTCGGGGACGCCCGAGTGCCCCTTGACCCAGAACCACTCCAGCTCGTGCCGCTCGCAGGCCTGCTTGAGCCGCTTCCAGAGGTCGACGTTCTTGACCGGCTGCTTCGTCGAGGTGCGCCACCCGTTGCGCTCCCAGCCCGTCATCCACGACGTGATGCCGCCGCGCACGTAGGCGCTGTCGGTGAACAGGTGCACCGTGGAGGGTCGGTTGAGCGTCTCCAGCGCCATGATCGGTGCCATCAGCTCCATGCGGTTGTTGGTCGTGCTCTCGCGCTCGCCACCGCACATCTCCCGGACGTGCGAGCCGTAGCGCAGCACGGCACCCCAGCCTCCCGGGCCCGGGTTCGGCTTGCAGCCGCCGTCGGTGTGGATGAGGACGGGGACGGTGGAGGGTGCGGTCGTCATGGCGTCGACCATCCTCGCACCTGGTCGTCGAGCCCTCGCCGGTCGTACCGTGACGCCATGAGCCTGCACACCGCCGACGAACGTTCCGTGCTCGAGGGGCTGCTCGACGTGCAGCGGGCGGAGATCGCGCTGCTGCTCGACGAGGTCGACGACACCGAGGCGCGCACCCGGCTGGTGCCGTCGGCGACCACGGTGCTCGGGCTCGTCAAGCACGCGGTGTTCGTCGAGCGCGTCTGGTTCCACTCCCGGGTGGCGGGCGTCCCGCGCGAGCGTCTCGGCCTCCCCGCCGCACCGGCCGACAGCTTCGTGCTCACCAACGACGACACCATCGCATCGGTCCGCGCCGACTTCGACGAGGCGTGCGACATCTCCCGCGCCGTCGCCGCCGCCCACGACCTCGACGAGACCTGGCCGTGGCACGACGGACCCGTCTCGCTGCGCTACGTCTACGCCCACATGATCGCCGAGCTCGCTCGCCACGCCGGGCACGGCGACATCCTCGTCGAGCAGCTGCTCGCGCGGCGGAGGCAGGGCGTCAAATGATGCCGGACCGATGTCGATTCGAGATGGCCTTCACTTGGGGAAATTCGAAAGCAGGCGCGGTGCAAACTACTCTGCGTAAGCTTGGTCGTCCTCTATGAGTGCCGGCGAGATGATCCGCTTGCCACCGCTCTGCTCATAGGCCGATCGCTGTTGGTAGTACTCAGGATCCTCTCGATGCAGCCAAGAGGCATAGTCGGACCGCTCGATGGCCACTATGCGCCGATGGGGAACGCACACCGCGAACCAGCGCTCATCTTTCTCCACACTGAAGGAGGCGCGCAACTGAAAATCGTCCTCTGGGCAAGGCGTCAGAGCATAGCTAGCCTCGCGACCAACCACTGCGCCTGCATGCAACGACACCTGCTGGGATCCAACTACGTCGAGTGTCGCAGCGTCCAACTCAATAAACTGGAAGCAACGAAGACAGGTACGCAGAAACTCTCTTCGTCCTGAAGCACGCTGGAAGGAGCCAGCAATGACGGTTCCGCAACTAGGGCACGTGAAAGATTGCTTCCGGGGCTCAGCGACCGTCTTCGAAGGATCGCCTTCGTGGACCTCTTTTCTGGCCGCAGGCATTTGACCCTCGACTGTCCCGTCGCAAGTCATGCCGGATTCGGCCTCAGAGACCGAGCGGGACGACGGCGCTTCGCCATGGACACGGCCGGCGTAAACACTCATGTCGCTACGTCGGTGGACATTGAAAGTGGCACGACAGTGACTGCAGGTTGTCTTGCTTGTCCAGCCCGCTCGGAGGGCAAGCAGCGATG from Aeromicrobium erythreum encodes:
- a CDS encoding DinB family protein; the encoded protein is MSLHTADERSVLEGLLDVQRAEIALLLDEVDDTEARTRLVPSATTVLGLVKHAVFVERVWFHSRVAGVPRERLGLPAAPADSFVLTNDDTIASVRADFDEACDISRAVAAAHDLDETWPWHDGPVSLRYVYAHMIAELARHAGHGDILVEQLLARRRQGVK